The DNA segment CACCCTCCCTGGCCTTCCTTTTACGCTCTGCTTCCAGGTAAACCTTCACCGCTTCCCTTAGAATCCTGGAAACAGGCTTGCCTTTCAGTTGTGCCTCTGCCCTCAGCTTCTCTTCCAGATCCTTTGGCAGATAAAAGCTCACTGCCGGCATGGCTGCCTCCTTAACATATATCTTATTATGATATTATATTAACAGCCAGATTTTGTCAACCCTCGAATTCTGTAGTAGGGGAAACATCTATCGAAATCATCTCATCCTGCTGTTATCCAGAGGAGTTCTCCATAGCGCTGCCTGCAAAAATATCACAATATGGCTAGATAACGCTTTATCTCATACTCCGCCACCTGGGCCCTGTAGTCGTCCCATTCAGCCCTCTTGTTCCTGATGAAGCTATCAAAGATGTGATCGCCCAAACACTCCCGCACCAGTTCACTCTTCTCCATGAGGTCTATGGCTTCACCCAGGCTGCGGGGCAACGTAGCAATTCCCCGCTCTACCCGCTCTGCCTCTGAGAGGTGATAGACATCCACTTCCACTGG comes from the Deltaproteobacteria bacterium genome and includes:
- a CDS encoding ribbon-helix-helix protein, CopG family, which encodes MPAVSFYLPKDLEEKLRAEAQLKGKPVSRILREAVKVYLEAERKRKAREGVVRLLLETRPLGTWETWEEIHRERSADRH